In one Streptomyces sp. NBC_01288 genomic region, the following are encoded:
- a CDS encoding glycosyltransferase family 2 protein has protein sequence MTSTPTGARHDLDPSPTQTTELRVPGHRTGSFRRIKSTLPRYDYEHYSRLAGPLTQPEPGKPYRVQYRSLLSQETHRLRAALMLGAAPLLSLVLLGWLMQPEHWTQRDYPAYDFLPALDIVMLVAIGLIEFFRCMNVLSNAHATLVARDPVPVVPETGTRVAFITTFVPGKEPLEMVTRTLEAAVRLRHRGLLHVWLLDEGDDPAVKAVCGRLGVHHFTRKGVERWNQPKGAHRAKTKHGNYNAWLEAHGDEYDYFASVDTDHVPLPNYLERMLGFFRDPDVGFVIGPQVYGNYEGPVTKAAESQQFLFHALIQRAGNRYGSPMFVGTSNAVRIRALQQIGGLYDSITEDMATGFEMHRAKNPATGKKWKSVYTPDVLAVGEGPSAWTDFFTQQLRWSRGTYETILKQYWKGFFSMPPGKFFNYTMMIIFYPMSALNWILAALSCALFLGLGASGVNIDPTVWLMLYGNASALQIGLYIWNRRHNVSPHEPEGSGGVAGMVMSALSAPIYARSLFDAVLRRKSKFVVTPKGDSASPDTLFGTFRVHWFFILIFAGSLMAGFENGHSHPAMITWATFALLITASPILAWRYMLRQDRKKPPVVPTVPQQKPSWAAGSGEQTMRIALGGPGGRKE, from the coding sequence ATGACGTCGACGCCGACGGGCGCCCGGCACGACCTCGACCCGTCACCAACACAAACCACCGAACTCAGAGTCCCGGGACACCGGACCGGCAGCTTCCGCCGGATCAAGAGCACACTTCCGAGATACGACTACGAGCACTACAGCCGCCTGGCGGGACCCCTCACGCAGCCCGAACCGGGCAAGCCGTACAGGGTCCAGTACCGGTCGCTGCTGTCGCAGGAGACGCACCGCCTGCGCGCCGCCCTCATGCTGGGCGCGGCGCCACTGCTCTCGCTGGTCCTGCTGGGCTGGCTGATGCAGCCCGAGCACTGGACCCAACGCGACTATCCCGCCTACGACTTCCTGCCCGCGCTGGACATCGTGATGCTGGTCGCGATCGGCCTGATCGAGTTCTTCCGCTGCATGAACGTGCTGTCCAACGCGCACGCCACGCTGGTCGCCCGCGACCCGGTCCCGGTGGTGCCCGAGACGGGCACACGCGTCGCGTTCATCACGACGTTCGTGCCCGGCAAGGAACCCCTGGAGATGGTCACCAGGACCCTGGAGGCGGCCGTACGGCTGCGCCACCGGGGGCTGTTGCACGTGTGGCTGCTGGACGAGGGCGACGACCCGGCGGTCAAGGCCGTCTGCGGGCGGCTCGGCGTACACCACTTCACCCGCAAGGGAGTTGAGCGCTGGAACCAGCCCAAGGGCGCGCACCGCGCGAAGACCAAGCACGGCAACTACAACGCCTGGCTTGAGGCGCACGGCGACGAGTACGACTACTTCGCCTCCGTCGACACCGACCACGTGCCGCTGCCCAACTACCTGGAGCGGATGCTGGGTTTCTTCCGCGACCCGGACGTCGGCTTCGTCATCGGCCCCCAGGTGTACGGCAATTACGAGGGCCCGGTCACCAAGGCGGCCGAGTCGCAGCAGTTCCTCTTCCACGCCCTGATCCAGCGGGCCGGCAACCGCTACGGCTCGCCGATGTTCGTCGGTACGTCAAATGCCGTACGCATCAGGGCACTTCAGCAGATCGGCGGCCTGTACGACTCGATCACCGAGGACATGGCCACGGGATTCGAAATGCACCGGGCCAAGAACCCGGCGACCGGGAAGAAGTGGAAGTCGGTCTACACGCCGGACGTGCTCGCGGTCGGCGAAGGGCCCAGCGCCTGGACGGACTTCTTCACGCAGCAGCTCCGGTGGTCGCGGGGGACGTACGAGACGATCCTCAAGCAGTACTGGAAGGGCTTCTTCTCGATGCCTCCTGGGAAGTTCTTCAACTACACGATGATGATCATCTTCTACCCGATGTCGGCCCTCAACTGGATCCTGGCGGCGCTGAGTTGCGCGCTGTTCCTGGGCCTGGGCGCCTCGGGCGTGAACATCGACCCGACGGTGTGGCTGATGCTCTACGGCAACGCGTCCGCGCTCCAGATCGGCCTCTACATCTGGAACCGGCGGCACAACGTCTCCCCGCACGAGCCGGAGGGGTCGGGCGGGGTCGCGGGCATGGTGATGTCGGCGCTGTCGGCGCCGATATACGCCCGCTCGCTGTTCGACGCCGTGCTGCGCCGCAAGAGCAAGTTCGTGGTCACGCCCAAGGGCGACTCGGCCAGCCCCGACACGCTGTTCGGGACGTTCCGGGTGCACTGGTTCTTCATCCTGATCTTCGCCGGGTCGCTGATGGCCGGGTTCGAGAACGGGCACTCCCATCCGGCGATGATCACCTGGGCGACGTTCGCCCTGCTGATCACCGCGTCGCCGATCCTGGCCTGGCGGTACATGCTGCGGCAGGACCGGAAGAAGCCCCCCGTCGTCCCCACCGTCCCGCAGCAGAAGCCCAGTTGGGCGGCGGGCAGTGGTGAGCAGACCATGCGGATCGCGCTCGGCGGGCCGGGGGGTCGTAAGGAATGA